The Deltaproteobacteria bacterium DNA segment CACGGCAAGATGAGTTGGGACATTTGCGGATCCCAGACTCGAGGTATCGCGTGGCCGGCTGACGCGCGTTGAATCAGGGTTCGCCCGTAAGGCGTGCGCAGGAATGTGAAAATATACGCTCCATCTTCCTCGCTTTGAGGAACGATTCGATACATGTCGTCTGCGCAAAACTTGTCTTCAAGCCAACCGCGGACGAATAGTGCTCGGCCAAAGAGGCCGTAAATACTGCCCGCAGCCTGAAAGATTACTGAGCCCCGTTGCAAAATAAACTCACCGAAGTTCGGTGTTATGTTGCTTACGTAGCGAACATCGGAGCTACGAAAGCCGTAGGCGTCTATGCCGCTAACAAACTGCCTGCCTTGTGTTTCATCATCCACCCGTAGGCGTTTAAACATCGGTGGCTTAAAAAATCTCGCAGCCACCTCTCGGATCGTCTTGAAGCCGCAATGACAACCACGAATCAAGTCCTCGACTTCTTTGGCTACAGCTGAATGGTAGTGCCCTTCCAGTCTCAAGTTCAGGTTTGCAGAGGACACAACTGACCACCCGCAGTTCCACACGAATCCCTTCCTAAGGGGAGGAAAGCGCAGAAAGCTGACTAGTTCTGCACAGTTTTCTACGATGAGCTTATGCCCTTCTGCCCTCAACTCTGCTGCTTGCTCGATGAGTTCGTGGATTTCGTGTTCGAGGGCATCGCCGAGACGGGGCACGGGAATACTTGCGATGTCGCTCGGCTCAAGATGCTGAATGATTGCACCGTAAGCACCGGAGGCAAGCAGCGGCACACCAAACTTGCTGCTGAGATACGCGTAGAGGTAGCCAGGTGGAATTTTTTGAGGATCGGGAACGACGCGCAGCGGATCAGAGGTCGCCATGCCGTCCATTTCCGCGCGAACGTAGGCGGTCTTCCCGATTGTCCCTGACCGGGTGATGAGGGTCATGCCTTTGCGAATCAGGAATGTTGGATTCAACTCAACCTGTCGCTTTGAAATCCACGGTGATTCGGAGAGGTCGGCCAATTGAATGTCTTTGCCGCGAAGAAACGGGATGCCGTATTCCGATGAGTCAACCCACGTGACGCTTTCGCGTCCTGCAAAATATATGCCGCCAAAATCGGGAAGAACAAGATCACGAACAAGCTCCTTGGTGAGAGGTAGCTGTTCGAGAAAGACTTTTGTTTCAAGCGCACCGCCAACGTAAGGCTTCGTGTCCAGCCGGTGACCATAACCGGACAACCACGAGCTGCAGATCACGGTGGTTTTCATGCGCCGGGCTCAGGGTTCTTTTGGCGGAACGTTTCGTAGGCGTCGCCAATCGCCGGAAAATCATCGTCAATCTCTGGCTCAACCAGCGTGCGCTTGCGGACTTCATAATGGCCGTTGGTCTTGACCTTAATTTCGTCCACGCGCGTGCGCATTTTTTCCGTGCCGTCCGGGTTGCGTTTGTAGAGCGGTTTGCCCCGGCGATCCACGCCGGCCTTTTCCGCCACGGCCATGAAGATGGGATATTCCTTCACATGGCCCTGCGCCTCGGCATCCATCTCAGTGTCGGTCTTCTTCTTGAGGAACAGCAGGCTGGTGAGGATGCCGACGTTGGCTTCAACGATGAACGCTTCGACCGGCACTTCGACACAGGCGAGCACCCAGCAGTTGCGGAGAATCCAGCGGCGGATGTATTCGTCGCCGGGATTGCCGAGAATGCCGTTGGGCAACACGATGCCCATGCGTCCGCCGGGCCGCAGCCATTTGAGCGCCTGTTCAATGAACAGAATTTCCGGCGCGACGGCGTTTTGCGTCGAGGTCTGTTCGAGCCAGCCACCGCTGTCATCGCGCGACCAGCGTTTGGCCAACTGTAAATTGTCCAGAATCGCTTTTTCGGTGATGGGAATCTCCGAACCGAACGGGGGATTGGTCATCAGCACGTCCACCGAGCCGAAGGGAACGTGCTTCTTGGCGAGATCGTTGCCGGGCAGGTGTCCGCGAGGAAACGCCAGGGAATCCATGTGGAAGATGTTGCCCTCGACATTGGCGGCCATGAGCACATTCATGGTGGCGGCGCGGACGAGAAAGGGATCGAAGTCCGCCCCAAATACATATTTTTTTGCGTAGTCGCTCAAGCGATCGAGGATGCTGTCCTGGGTGGCATCGCTGACGTCGCGCTTGTATTCGGCGCGCAACTGGCGCAACCGGTGCGCGATGGTGGCGACGATGAATCCGCCCGTGCCATCCGCCGGATCGAACACTTTCTCGTTTTCCCTGGGATTCAAGATGCGGACAACCAAGTCCACCGCTCGACGCGGGGTGAAGTATTGGCCGCGATCACCACGCAGGTTCGTGCCGACGATTTCCTGATACGCCGCGCCCTTGGCGTCCACGTCGGAGCGCGAGAAGCTGTAGCGCTGCAATTCCATGACCATGTAGGACAGCGCGCGGTCGGACATGGTGATCTCGTCGGCATCCTTAAAAAAGCTGTATTGCTTCTTGGTGACCTTGAAGAGGTCCTGGATGCGCCCGCGAATCTTCATGCGGCCCTCATCGGTGAACGGCTCGTCCGCCGCCGCGAAGAATTTGCGCTCCTTGCCACGATGGGTGCGCTCGTCATACATCTTGGCAAAGATAAGGTAGAGGAACTGCCAGAACGCGGCATCTTTGGGCATGCCTTCGTTGCCGTGGATGAAGTTGTGGCAACGGCGGAACGCGCTACGCAGGGCGTTTTCCTCGCCGGGGCGCACGTAGGTCTCCGCGTGCATGTCCGGCGTGGTCATCGAGCCGTCGGCCATCGGCCAATCACCGCGCGGCGAGAAGCGATCCTCGAAGCGGCGCTTTTCCTTGTGGAGGAAGAAGCGCTCGAGGCCGTTGGTCCAGTGTCCCCACTCGCAGCCGTCGTTGGCGGTCATCAGGCCCTTCAATTCGAGCAGGTCTTTTTCGGCCTGGGCGTAGTCGCGAATCTTGATGACGGATTTCTTGCCGACGTTGGGTTGCGGCCGACAGACGATGGCGCGGCGAAGGTTCTCGATCGTGTGTTCCTTGCCGGCCTCGAAGATGGCGATGTCCACCTTCTTGCGCTTGCCATCCACCTTGACGGGAAAATCGGCCTCCATGCTGGCCGGGTCAATCTGGTATTCGGCGATGAGCTGCCGAGCAATCTCTTGGCGGACTTTTTCTTTCTCGGTCTCTTTCACTGGATTGCCGGTGATGAAGTCGGTGATCATCCCTTCGGCTATAAGCTGTGTGGCCTCGGCCTGCTCCGTGTCAGCGACTGTTTTCCTAGTTGCACTCATCGCGTGAGCGGAGAGTAACAAAGGCGGGGGAAAATGGCACATTGTTTTTGTCTGCCGTTTGGCGAAAGGTGATGACAGCAAAGGCTTTCCAAATCGACGGCCATTCGCTACCATGCGAGGCCTCTGGCGAACGACAAATCCAATTCCCAATTATGGCCAACAAGAAATCAGAGAGCAGCAAGACGGCGGAAATGATGTTTCCGGGATGGGAGAACGACGCGCGTCAGATCGAGAAGCTGGCCAAAGCGCTTTCGGCGGCGGTGAAGTCCAAAGCGATTGGGAAGCCGGATTTTGCCAAGCAAATCGAGGAAGCCAACCGGCTGGCAGCGCAAATCAACTGGACGGAAGTGCGGGGCAACATTGAGCGCGAGGCCAAAGGCGAGC contains these protein-coding regions:
- a CDS encoding restriction endonuclease subunit M, coding for MSATRKTVADTEQAEATQLIAEGMITDFITGNPVKETEKEKVRQEIARQLIAEYQIDPASMEADFPVKVDGKRKKVDIAIFEAGKEHTIENLRRAIVCRPQPNVGKKSVIKIRDYAQAEKDLLELKGLMTANDGCEWGHWTNGLERFFLHKEKRRFEDRFSPRGDWPMADGSMTTPDMHAETYVRPGEENALRSAFRRCHNFIHGNEGMPKDAAFWQFLYLIFAKMYDERTHRGKERKFFAAADEPFTDEGRMKIRGRIQDLFKVTKKQYSFFKDADEITMSDRALSYMVMELQRYSFSRSDVDAKGAAYQEIVGTNLRGDRGQYFTPRRAVDLVVRILNPRENEKVFDPADGTGGFIVATIAHRLRQLRAEYKRDVSDATQDSILDRLSDYAKKYVFGADFDPFLVRAATMNVLMAANVEGNIFHMDSLAFPRGHLPGNDLAKKHVPFGSVDVLMTNPPFGSEIPITEKAILDNLQLAKRWSRDDSGGWLEQTSTQNAVAPEILFIEQALKWLRPGGRMGIVLPNGILGNPGDEYIRRWILRNCWVLACVEVPVEAFIVEANVGILTSLLFLKKKTDTEMDAEAQGHVKEYPIFMAVAEKAGVDRRGKPLYKRNPDGTEKMRTRVDEIKVKTNGHYEVRKRTLVEPEIDDDFPAIGDAYETFRQKNPEPGA